The proteins below come from a single Leptospiraceae bacterium genomic window:
- the cyoE gene encoding protoheme IX farnesyltransferase produces the protein MLKYISIWNKLIKPRVTSLVLVTSLPGLYLGGDGNPNSFLVGMTLLGTFFMSSASFILNQYIEIDRDARMERTKNRPLPMGEIKPVTALLVGLSFIIISFGILYSYANLLTALCALSGLLLYIFLYTIYLKPRTDQNIVIGGISGCIGPLIGYAAVTNTLPLSAWILFSMIFLWTPAHFWALAIFLKDDYDSAEFPMMPVVRGLKKTVQAIFIYTILYSISCIAFYYVSERVGLIYLYSTILLCILMIYLSVKLMISESKKFARFFFFFSIFHLYLVNFIILLDRKMI, from the coding sequence ATGTTAAAGTATATTTCGATTTGGAATAAATTAATCAAACCTAGAGTAACTTCACTCGTACTTGTAACGTCCCTGCCGGGCTTATATTTAGGGGGAGATGGAAATCCAAACTCATTTTTAGTTGGAATGACTCTATTGGGTACATTTTTCATGTCCTCCGCATCCTTTATACTAAATCAATACATCGAAATAGATCGTGATGCAAGAATGGAAAGAACCAAAAACCGTCCATTACCCATGGGAGAAATAAAACCAGTTACAGCACTCCTAGTTGGACTTAGTTTTATTATTATTTCATTTGGAATTTTATACTCCTATGCAAACTTACTTACCGCATTATGCGCATTATCCGGACTGTTGCTCTATATATTTTTATATACAATCTATTTAAAACCGAGAACTGACCAAAATATAGTAATAGGTGGAATTTCTGGCTGTATCGGTCCACTCATTGGTTATGCAGCGGTTACAAATACATTACCGCTTTCAGCTTGGATTTTATTTTCTATGATATTTTTATGGACTCCTGCACATTTCTGGGCATTGGCAATTTTTTTAAAGGACGATTATGACTCTGCCGAATTTCCAATGATGCCTGTCGTGCGTGGTTTAAAAAAAACTGTCCAAGCTATTTTTATTTACACAATTCTTTACTCTATATCGTGTATCGCATTTTACTATGTTTCGGAACGAGTAGGTTTAATTTACCTTTATTCAACTATTCTACTTTGCATACTCATGATTTACCTCTCTGTGAAACTAATGATCTCTGAATCCAAAAAATTCGCTCGTTTCTTTTTCTTCTTTAGTATCTTTCATTTATACTTGGTGAACTTTATTATCTTGCTAGATAGAAAGATGATTTAA
- a CDS encoding COX15/CtaA family protein: MTDAFRKSISKVYRLAFFLSVLIFINILFGPLVRATDSGLACPDWPLCYGKVIPPPEFRIWMEVGHRIYSGLLGFVILGLSIIIFKDSELRKRFGFLAFTSLIVLINQVILGKLTVTKLLDPGTVNMHLLNAVLLFTLIVSITAKSNFILSTETLEIQLIRWGEIFSSRNLLISISVLIIGFQLFMGGRVSSNYAGLACPDWPTCHGNWFPKMEGLVRIQMEHRIVAYIILILIIVNYAVSIFKSYDKRTRLFLRMALYTVGLQIILGVSNVIFQLPILVTAFHTGMGVALFILVYTSLYYRLLPEDTSK; this comes from the coding sequence ATGACTGACGCATTTCGTAAATCTATTTCCAAGGTATACCGTTTAGCTTTTTTTCTTTCCGTTTTGATTTTTATCAATATTTTATTCGGACCCTTAGTTCGTGCTACTGATTCAGGACTTGCTTGTCCTGATTGGCCATTGTGTTACGGAAAGGTAATTCCTCCTCCGGAATTTAGAATTTGGATGGAAGTCGGACATAGAATCTATTCTGGACTTTTAGGGTTTGTGATATTAGGTTTATCTATAATTATATTCAAAGACTCTGAACTTCGAAAACGTTTCGGATTTCTCGCATTTACCTCTTTAATAGTATTGATTAATCAGGTAATTTTGGGCAAACTCACTGTCACAAAACTCCTCGATCCCGGAACGGTTAATATGCATTTGCTGAACGCAGTTTTACTTTTTACTTTAATCGTAAGTATAACTGCCAAATCAAATTTTATACTTAGCACCGAAACTTTAGAAATTCAATTGATTCGATGGGGAGAAATTTTTAGTTCTCGCAACTTACTTATTTCCATTTCTGTATTGATAATTGGGTTTCAACTTTTTATGGGCGGAAGAGTAAGTTCTAATTATGCAGGGCTTGCTTGTCCTGATTGGCCTACTTGTCATGGAAATTGGTTTCCTAAAATGGAAGGTCTAGTGCGAATCCAAATGGAACACAGGATTGTGGCATATATTATTTTGATCCTCATCATTGTAAATTATGCCGTTTCGATTTTCAAATCCTACGACAAAAGAACTCGTCTATTTTTAAGAATGGCTTTGTATACTGTGGGATTACAAATCATACTTGGGGTATCGAATGTAATTTTTCAACTCCCAATTCTAGTTACTGCCTTCCACACTGGAATGGGAGTAGCTTTATTTATACTTGTCTATACTTCTCTTTACTATAGACTATTACCAGAGGATACTTCTAAGTAA
- a CDS encoding ankyrin repeat domain-containing protein, whose translation MKLQLLLVSLLFSVSSIYSQSNNEFIEAVRDSDFEKVKILLKTKVNLNATDSREMTPLLLSSADNNLEMVKLLVEAGADVNRKHKETGKNALIYASANGHLDILRYLLARPEILVNAKDKEGKTALIHAVFYARKETISILLDNKANPNARTNVDESALGFALKGGRPEIVSLLRQAGARE comes from the coding sequence GTGAAACTTCAGTTACTACTTGTTAGCCTCTTATTTTCTGTTTCATCTATTTACTCTCAATCAAATAATGAATTTATAGAGGCAGTAAGAGATAGCGATTTTGAGAAGGTTAAAATCCTTCTCAAAACCAAGGTAAATTTAAATGCAACTGATTCTAGAGAAATGACTCCTTTGTTATTATCCTCTGCAGATAATAATTTAGAAATGGTGAAACTATTAGTAGAAGCAGGTGCTGACGTTAACCGAAAACACAAAGAGACTGGAAAAAATGCACTTATCTATGCCTCTGCGAATGGGCATTTGGATATTCTTCGTTACCTTCTTGCTCGCCCCGAAATATTAGTGAATGCAAAAGATAAAGAAGGGAAAACCGCTTTGATTCATGCTGTTTTTTATGCGAGAAAAGAAACTATTTCCATTCTATTAGACAATAAAGCAAATCCAAATGCTAGAACTAACGTAGACGAGTCTGCTCTCGGTTTTGCTCTAAAAGGTGGTCGCCCCGAAATTGTTAGTCTACTCAGACAGGCTGGTGCTAGAGAATAG
- a CDS encoding MaoC family dehydratase, which translates to MKIEFDKIEVGGEIPALTIPEITHANLVRYAGASGDFNPIHNDKEFALANGLDGTIAHGMFVMALIGRACTNWADQKQIKFFGIKFKSMTKLGSVLTCKGTVKRKKEENGEKLVTVSVEAVDQHGEVKAGGDLIVACV; encoded by the coding sequence ATGAAAATCGAATTTGATAAAATAGAAGTTGGCGGGGAAATTCCTGCTCTTACAATTCCAGAAATCACTCACGCAAATCTCGTGCGTTACGCGGGAGCGAGTGGAGATTTTAATCCTATCCACAACGACAAAGAATTTGCTCTTGCAAATGGCCTAGATGGAACAATTGCTCATGGTATGTTTGTTATGGCTCTAATAGGTCGCGCTTGTACTAATTGGGCAGACCAAAAACAAATTAAATTTTTTGGCATAAAATTCAAATCTATGACCAAACTTGGATCTGTTCTTACTTGCAAAGGAACTGTTAAAAGAAAGAAAGAAGAGAATGGCGAAAAATTAGTTACCGTTTCCGTTGAAGCCGTAGACCAACACGGAGAAGTTAAAGCTGGTGGCGATTTAATCGTTGCTTGCGTTTAA
- a CDS encoding MaoC family dehydratase N-terminal domain-containing protein → MSETTSTLSKDIVGKKMDRFDFVVERGKIKEFCIAIGETNPIYFDLEAAKKAGYDDIPAPPTFQTSIQFWGYPKIWEDMTSFGIDIKRLLHLKEEYTYLKPLYPGNVWAQSEVVDVKTGKMDMVTFRTTYHNAANEPCIQAEMAIVIRPN, encoded by the coding sequence ATGAGTGAAACCACTAGCACACTTTCCAAGGATATTGTTGGAAAGAAAATGGATCGTTTTGATTTTGTAGTCGAACGTGGAAAAATTAAAGAATTTTGTATAGCAATCGGCGAAACAAATCCGATTTACTTCGATCTTGAAGCCGCTAAAAAGGCCGGATACGACGATATTCCTGCTCCCCCAACGTTTCAAACTTCCATTCAATTTTGGGGATACCCTAAAATTTGGGAAGACATGACCTCTTTTGGTATCGATATCAAAAGACTTCTCCATTTAAAAGAAGAATACACGTATTTAAAACCGCTTTATCCTGGAAACGTTTGGGCTCAATCTGAAGTCGTAGATGTAAAAACTGGAAAAATGGACATGGTAACTTTTAGAACCACTTACCACAACGCTGCGAATGAACCTTGTATCCAAGCTGAAATGGCAATTGTCATTCGCCCTAACTAA
- a CDS encoding right-handed parallel beta-helix repeat-containing protein — MKIKFTILLICFILISFCKKKEVIVADADFQKKTMEALLKAKPDSTIELPEGKFQLDSSLSLTIKNIKLKGQGMDKTILSFKGQTSGAEGLLVTADGFTIEDISIEDTVGDALKIKGATGVTIRRVRTAWTGGPNEKNGAYGIYPVQCKDVLIEDSVASGASDAGIYVGQSSNIIVRRNKAEFNVAGIEIENSTFADVYENTATNNTGGILVFDLPDLPVQGGKNTRIFKNQVTNNNTENFAPKGNIVGIVPPGTGVLVLANDNIEIFENTIKNHDTTNIGIVSYFIADKPINDPTYDPYPETIYVHDNQISEAGENPRGLIVKILSLKLGKPFPDILYDGIVDKKKAANGYLPDNLRICLENNGEADFANIDAENTFQNIDRDIKKYICSHPKLNVVSIPGVK, encoded by the coding sequence ATGAAAATTAAATTTACAATTCTTTTAATCTGCTTCATTCTAATTTCATTTTGTAAAAAGAAAGAAGTGATTGTGGCAGATGCAGACTTTCAAAAAAAAACCATGGAAGCATTACTAAAGGCAAAACCTGATTCAACTATAGAACTCCCCGAAGGTAAATTTCAATTAGATTCAAGTCTTTCCTTAACAATTAAGAATATAAAACTAAAAGGTCAAGGAATGGATAAAACAATTCTTTCCTTTAAGGGACAGACTTCTGGTGCAGAAGGACTTTTGGTTACTGCAGACGGATTTACAATCGAAGACATCAGTATTGAAGATACTGTTGGTGATGCTCTAAAGATAAAAGGAGCAACTGGAGTTACAATTCGAAGAGTTAGAACTGCTTGGACTGGTGGACCTAATGAAAAAAATGGAGCTTACGGCATTTATCCAGTGCAATGCAAAGATGTATTAATCGAAGATTCTGTTGCTTCAGGTGCATCCGATGCTGGAATTTATGTAGGGCAATCTTCCAATATTATCGTTAGGCGAAATAAGGCAGAATTTAATGTTGCAGGAATTGAAATTGAAAATTCAACCTTCGCCGATGTATATGAAAACACGGCTACGAATAACACGGGAGGCATTTTGGTTTTCGATCTACCTGACCTACCCGTCCAAGGTGGAAAAAATACAAGGATATTCAAAAATCAAGTTACAAACAACAATACGGAAAACTTTGCTCCCAAAGGGAATATAGTTGGCATAGTCCCGCCCGGTACAGGTGTTCTTGTATTAGCAAATGATAATATTGAAATTTTCGAAAACACAATCAAGAATCATGACACAACCAATATTGGAATTGTGAGTTATTTTATTGCGGATAAACCAATCAACGATCCTACTTATGATCCTTATCCAGAAACAATTTATGTTCACGATAACCAAATTTCAGAAGCCGGTGAGAATCCGAGAGGACTCATAGTTAAGATTCTTTCTCTCAAACTAGGAAAACCTTTTCCAGATATTTTATATGACGGGATTGTGGATAAGAAAAAAGCGGCAAATGGTTATTTGCCTGATAATTTAAGAATATGCCTAGAAAATAATGGCGAAGCCGATTTTGCCAATATAGACGCCGAAAATACGTTTCAAAATATCGACCGCGATATAAAAAAATACATATGCTCTCACCCAAAACTAAACGTTGTATCCATTCCGGGAGTAAAATGA
- a CDS encoding alpha/beta hydrolase produces MKKFGFILFLCLLQSCATNTNREYLVAKNLNTVEGYETFIKNYPKAPQVLTAKLQLEKLMGLKRQPSPFKWNSETSINVSRDGEKFKDSNGNLKPIFDFYKSKSKRDSFIGVDGFKITYDYFLVSGAKQALVISHGTGESSIRYAELVYDLLQNKLPYSIFIINHRGHGYSQRLLGKYKEWNPNWDVYNVMQEDILEYRKIYVNQFDDYVADFSALVQLIKQKHGFEKVTALGHSLGGGVVARYAELNPTSFDKMILSAPLISVIGILGADNSDYLSKSIISVGDTFSHKGYAIGSKNFNHFVTTYESEDNTINPYTTSYNRFFMKKYIIQEFPDTSLGGLSWGFTNAIYDGVKDIRKDAGNIKIPTLIFQTEHDAYVHPSGQNTVCDAINKSVANQCQLKVVKSSNHEIFLERDLIRDQVMNDVMEFLVK; encoded by the coding sequence ATGAAAAAATTCGGATTTATTTTATTTCTGTGTTTACTCCAAAGTTGTGCAACCAATACAAATCGAGAGTATTTGGTCGCTAAAAATCTGAATACGGTAGAAGGGTATGAAACATTTATAAAAAATTATCCAAAGGCTCCTCAGGTTCTAACTGCAAAATTACAATTAGAAAAACTAATGGGGCTAAAGAGGCAACCCTCACCTTTTAAATGGAACAGTGAAACATCTATAAACGTTAGTAGAGATGGAGAAAAGTTCAAGGATTCAAATGGAAATTTAAAACCAATTTTTGATTTCTACAAATCAAAAAGTAAACGAGATAGTTTTATTGGAGTAGATGGATTTAAAATTACTTATGATTATTTTTTAGTGAGTGGAGCGAAACAAGCTCTTGTAATTTCGCATGGAACGGGAGAGTCCTCTATACGATATGCGGAATTAGTTTACGACTTATTACAAAATAAACTTCCTTATTCTATATTTATCATCAATCATCGAGGACACGGGTATTCCCAAAGGTTACTTGGCAAATATAAAGAATGGAATCCGAATTGGGATGTTTATAATGTGATGCAGGAAGATATTCTCGAATACAGAAAAATCTATGTAAATCAATTTGACGATTATGTGGCAGACTTTTCAGCATTAGTTCAATTAATAAAACAAAAACATGGATTTGAAAAAGTGACTGCGTTAGGTCATTCGCTGGGAGGTGGAGTTGTCGCTCGTTATGCAGAATTAAATCCTACCTCTTTTGATAAAATGATATTATCCGCTCCACTCATTAGTGTAATTGGTATTTTAGGGGCGGATAATTCAGATTATCTTTCTAAAAGTATAATTTCAGTAGGAGATACTTTTTCCCATAAAGGTTATGCAATTGGCTCTAAGAATTTCAATCATTTTGTAACAACCTATGAATCAGAAGATAATACAATAAACCCGTATACAACTAGTTATAATCGATTTTTTATGAAAAAGTATATAATTCAAGAATTTCCCGATACTAGTTTGGGGGGATTGTCATGGGGTTTTACAAATGCAATTTATGATGGAGTAAAGGATATTCGGAAGGATGCGGGTAATATAAAAATTCCTACGCTTATTTTTCAGACGGAACATGATGCATATGTACACCCATCTGGACAAAATACTGTTTGTGATGCAATTAACAAATCAGTGGCAAATCAATGTCAGCTTAAAGTTGTTAAAAGTTCGAATCATGAAATATTTTTGGAACGAGATTTAATACGAGATCAAGTGATGAATGATGTGATGGAATTTTTGGTAAAGTAG
- a CDS encoding 16S rRNA (uracil(1498)-N(3))-methyltransferase — MIFFRPNETFTHELVLTKEEIEHLRSLRLNDINKTLEIRDGNGVSYFFLVEAKSKKGKLLEKTTTSTSNQKIKIASAIPKAQRFDFLLQKSTEIGITDFYFINFFQSERRDINLERSNKIILEACSQSKRHTIPNIKLYNSLEKFLQEHKDVFLLDPTANISLSQNQNWNLVPIIGPEGGFREEELDLLRKNNANSFSIGDNILKIETAHIYIASIIRFQTL, encoded by the coding sequence ATGATTTTTTTCCGACCAAATGAAACTTTTACTCACGAACTTGTTTTAACGAAAGAGGAAATCGAACACCTCCGTAGTCTTCGTTTAAATGATATCAACAAAACTTTAGAAATAAGGGACGGCAACGGCGTGTCCTATTTTTTTTTAGTAGAAGCAAAAAGTAAAAAAGGAAAATTATTAGAAAAAACAACAACTTCTACTTCCAATCAAAAAATAAAAATCGCCTCTGCTATTCCGAAAGCACAACGATTCGATTTTTTACTACAAAAAAGCACTGAAATTGGAATTACAGATTTTTACTTCATAAATTTTTTTCAATCAGAAAGAAGAGATATTAATTTAGAACGGTCTAATAAAATTATCCTCGAAGCATGTAGCCAATCCAAACGTCATACAATTCCTAATATAAAACTTTACAATTCGTTAGAAAAATTTCTTCAAGAACACAAGGATGTTTTTCTTTTAGATCCTACTGCAAATATATCCTTATCTCAAAATCAAAATTGGAATTTAGTTCCTATCATCGGTCCGGAAGGCGGATTTAGAGAAGAGGAATTGGATTTACTTCGAAAAAACAATGCCAATTCATTTTCTATTGGAGACAATATTCTCAAAATTGAAACGGCTCATATTTATATAGCGAGTATTATTCGTTTTCAAACTTTGTAG